A single region of the Triticum dicoccoides isolate Atlit2015 ecotype Zavitan chromosome 2B, WEW_v2.0, whole genome shotgun sequence genome encodes:
- the LOC119363931 gene encoding uclacyanin 1-like, with amino-acid sequence MAMVVKAVLVAVVAVAALAQLTVAVDHQVGGSGATWATSGGYDSWSGKQKFSPGDSLVFSYSPAHDVVEVSKADYDACTATKVVARYTGGKTTVKLTTAGKRYFICSITGHCDAGMKLQVNVAAATAAPTKPRGQRSVAPVAAPAPAPERSSTDEQLPTVSSPTGTPTPSSPSGSGAASINASAAVALAMGMAVVLGM; translated from the exons ATGGCAATGGTGGTGAAGGCCGTCCTCGTTGCCGTCGTGGCCGTGGCAGCGCTTGCGCAGCTCACCGTGGCAGTGGATCACCAGGTGGGCGGCAGCGGCGCGACCTGGGCCACCAGCGGCGGCTACGACTCGTGGTCGGGGAAGCAGAAGTTCTCTCCGGGAGACAGCCTGG TATTTTCGTACTCGCCGGCGCACGACGTCGTGGAGGTGAGCAAGGCCGACTACGACGCCTGCACGGCCACCAAAGTCGTCGCCAGATACACCGGCGGCAAGACCACCGTCAAGCTCACCACTGCCGGGAAGCGCTACTTCATCTGCAGCATCACCGGCCACTGCGACGCCGGCATGAAGCTCCAGGTGAACGTTGCCGCCGCAACCGCCGCCCCCACGAAGCCCAGGGGCCAGAGGAGCGTCGCCCCTGTCGCCGCCCCGGCGCCGGCACCGGAGCGGTCGTCCACCGACGAGCAGCTGCCGACAGTGTCGTCGCCTACGGGGACACCGACGCCCAGTTCACCGTCCGGCTCGGGCGCCGCCAGCATTAATGCGAGCGCTGCGGTGGCGCTCGCCATGGGCATGGCTGTGGTGTTGGGCATGTGA